In Nakamurella antarctica, the following are encoded in one genomic region:
- a CDS encoding type II toxin-antitoxin system PemK/MazF family toxin: protein MKPTGATHASPADQAESGRYGPTATLEVDPSNVGAVRMTYSPKVDGDPDPGEIVWTWVPFEERDGRGKDRPVLVVATLPTGNVLAVQLTSKQHDGDSEFVSIGSGNWDGEGRPSWINIDRVFSVHPQGMRREAASLDRPRFDLVKAALTTRYRWS from the coding sequence GTGAAGCCGACCGGCGCCACCCATGCATCCCCTGCTGACCAAGCCGAATCGGGTCGCTATGGTCCTACAGCGACGTTGGAGGTAGATCCATCGAACGTGGGAGCCGTCAGAATGACGTACTCGCCCAAGGTGGATGGAGATCCCGACCCGGGAGAAATCGTGTGGACCTGGGTGCCCTTCGAGGAACGCGATGGCCGCGGTAAAGACCGCCCGGTGCTGGTAGTAGCCACTCTGCCGACGGGAAATGTACTGGCTGTGCAGCTGACGAGTAAGCAGCATGACGGGGATTCGGAGTTCGTATCAATCGGTTCGGGCAACTGGGACGGCGAAGGCCGTCCGAGTTGGATCAACATCGATCGCGTCTTCTCGGTACACCCCCAAGGCATGCGGCGCGAAGCTGCGTCGCTCGACAGGCCTCGATTCGATCTCGTGAAGGCGGCATTGACAACGCGCTATCGGTGGAGCTAG
- the pheT gene encoding phenylalanine--tRNA ligase subunit beta has product MRAPLEWLLKYVALPADTTIEQISDAFIRMGHEVEGVHTPPPTVGQLVIGHVRSIEELTEFKKPIRFCRVAVGAGNGELGEDGTATDERGIICGARNFVEGDKVVVALPGTTLPGDFTIASRSTYGRISDGMICSAAELGVGTDHDGIIVLDDDAEVGSDARELIGGSDTTFELAVTPDRGYALSIRGLARELAAAFAVPFTDPARVALKTEVKTEVTGDHAWPVRIDDPQGCDRFVMVRVCDVDPQARSPYWLRRRLAAAGIRAISLAVDVTNYVMVELGQPLHAFDAAALSGDIVVRRAVAGEMLSTLDGVTRTLRDTDLVVADDSGAISIAGVMGGASTEISDATTDVLIEAAHWTPPVISRTARRLKLPSEASRRFERAVDPAITAVAAEAAAALLVAHGGGRVWSNRTDVGNPKASEVVVLPIGEPERIVGRPFGPGVTARRLSQVGCTIEAKADETGSSILLVTPPTWRPDLLRTADLVEEIARLEGYDSIDSILPVAPAGTGLTPTQRRERAVASDLASAGLVEILAFPFVGPKDFDQLGLPADDIRRRAASLLNPLDSERPSMRTTLLPGLLETLTRNLSRGSKDLALFELGTVFLPKSNAPRPPQLSAGQPPTPQERAVLDASIPAQPQHVAAVLVGNVDHSGWWGAGRPATWSDAIELARRIGRAAGIELSVVAADNAPWHPGRCASIRVGDWPVGYAGELHPAVVERLGLPPRTVVLELNLSALPVRTAPVPPAITSFPAVNMDVALVVDESVTAAALTAVLLDGGGDLLDSVRLFDVYQGAQVPVGQKSLAFALVIRSSERTLTAAEATQVRDSAVAAAAAAFKATQR; this is encoded by the coding sequence ATGCGCGCGCCCCTGGAATGGCTACTCAAGTACGTGGCACTGCCCGCTGACACCACTATTGAACAGATCAGTGATGCCTTCATTCGGATGGGCCACGAGGTCGAGGGTGTGCACACGCCGCCGCCCACCGTGGGCCAACTGGTGATCGGTCATGTCCGCAGCATTGAGGAGCTCACCGAGTTCAAGAAGCCCATCAGGTTCTGTCGTGTTGCGGTCGGCGCTGGCAACGGCGAGCTCGGCGAGGATGGCACTGCAACGGACGAGCGCGGGATCATTTGCGGCGCAAGGAATTTCGTCGAGGGCGACAAGGTGGTGGTGGCGCTACCGGGCACCACGCTGCCAGGAGACTTCACTATTGCATCCCGTTCGACGTACGGGCGGATTTCCGACGGCATGATTTGCTCGGCAGCCGAGCTGGGGGTCGGGACCGACCACGACGGCATCATTGTGCTCGACGACGACGCCGAGGTTGGCAGCGACGCCCGGGAACTAATCGGCGGCTCCGACACCACCTTCGAACTGGCGGTGACACCGGATCGTGGCTATGCGCTGTCGATCCGGGGGCTTGCCAGGGAATTGGCTGCAGCCTTTGCGGTTCCGTTCACCGATCCCGCTCGTGTCGCGCTAAAGACAGAGGTGAAGACAGAGGTAACCGGCGACCATGCGTGGCCGGTCCGGATTGACGACCCGCAGGGCTGCGACAGGTTCGTGATGGTCAGGGTTTGCGATGTCGACCCGCAGGCGCGAAGCCCGTACTGGCTACGCAGGCGGTTGGCCGCGGCAGGAATTCGGGCGATCTCGCTCGCTGTCGACGTCACCAATTACGTGATGGTCGAGTTGGGTCAACCACTGCACGCTTTTGACGCGGCAGCACTCTCCGGCGACATCGTGGTCCGGCGAGCGGTAGCGGGGGAGATGCTCAGCACCCTGGACGGGGTCACCCGCACCCTGCGCGACACCGACCTGGTGGTGGCCGACGATTCAGGCGCCATCTCTATCGCCGGTGTCATGGGCGGAGCGAGTACCGAAATTTCTGATGCGACTACAGACGTCCTGATCGAAGCGGCCCATTGGACCCCTCCGGTCATCTCCCGGACTGCCCGCCGACTCAAATTACCCTCCGAGGCATCCCGTCGTTTCGAGCGGGCGGTCGATCCTGCTATCACCGCTGTTGCCGCCGAAGCCGCCGCCGCTTTGCTAGTGGCCCACGGAGGCGGGCGGGTGTGGTCGAACCGTACCGACGTCGGTAATCCGAAGGCTTCGGAAGTCGTCGTGCTTCCTATTGGCGAGCCCGAGCGCATTGTGGGCCGCCCTTTCGGCCCGGGCGTGACAGCGCGCCGGCTGTCTCAGGTGGGTTGCACCATTGAGGCAAAGGCCGACGAGACCGGTTCGTCGATCCTGTTGGTGACACCGCCCACGTGGCGTCCAGACCTGTTGCGCACCGCCGATTTGGTCGAAGAGATCGCCCGGCTCGAAGGGTACGACTCCATTGATTCGATCTTGCCGGTCGCGCCTGCTGGCACAGGGCTGACCCCGACGCAGCGCCGAGAGCGCGCCGTCGCGTCGGATCTAGCTTCCGCAGGTTTAGTGGAGATACTCGCCTTCCCGTTCGTGGGTCCGAAGGACTTCGATCAGCTCGGTTTGCCAGCAGATGACATCCGTCGGCGGGCGGCTTCGTTGCTCAATCCCCTGGATTCGGAACGGCCGTCCATGCGAACGACTCTGCTGCCGGGTCTGCTAGAAACCCTGACACGCAACCTTTCTCGCGGATCCAAAGATCTCGCTCTGTTCGAACTGGGCACAGTGTTCTTACCGAAGTCGAACGCACCCAGGCCGCCGCAACTGTCCGCCGGACAGCCACCAACCCCGCAGGAACGCGCCGTGTTGGATGCGAGCATTCCCGCTCAGCCGCAGCACGTGGCGGCAGTGTTGGTGGGCAACGTTGATCACTCCGGCTGGTGGGGCGCGGGGCGACCGGCCACCTGGTCAGATGCTATCGAATTGGCGCGTCGCATCGGCCGTGCCGCAGGCATCGAATTGTCGGTGGTGGCCGCCGACAATGCGCCGTGGCACCCGGGCAGGTGCGCGAGCATCAGGGTGGGCGACTGGCCGGTGGGATACGCCGGCGAGCTGCACCCCGCCGTAGTGGAGCGCTTAGGCTTGCCACCCCGCACAGTGGTGCTGGAGCTCAACCTGAGCGCACTGCCCGTGAGAACAGCGCCGGTGCCGCCAGCAATCACCAGCTTCCCCGCGGTCAACATGGATGTTGCACTGGTGGTGGATGAGAGCGTGACCGCAGCGGCGTTGACGGCAGTTTTGCTTGACGGAGGGGGTGATCTGCTCGACTCCGTTCGACTCTTCGACGTCTACCAGGGCGCCCAAGTGCCCGTTGGCCAGAAGTCGCTGGCGTTCGCGTTAGTGATTCGATCCAGCGAGCGCACATTAACCGCAGCCGAGGCGACTCAGGTCCGGGACAGCGCCGTTGCCGCCGCTGCAGCTGCATTCAAGGCAACCCAACGATGA
- a CDS encoding NAD(P)/FAD-dependent oxidoreductase, with protein sequence MIDLLIAGAGPAGLATALYAHRAGLEVLVLETRQPPIDKACGEGLMPAGVRALTDLKISLHGRPLRGIQFSNHSRTAIAPFSDGTGMGVRRTTLQTAMLHAVQDAGIEVRRASALPLTQNSSSVSAGGISARYLAAADGLHSPIRDRLGMTLKPAPRRKRWGLRQHYECAPWSDMVQVYWGKRSEAYVTPVADNLVGVAVLSSDRRSFSDQLADFPQLLERLPAHAATTTRGAGPLLQRASGQTAGRILLVGDAAGYIDALTGDGISTAVKCAEKLVDCLVLGSPELYEAAYAKSTRDYRRITHTLLAVARNPVLRPAIVPAAGVAPAVFRHVVNRLAR encoded by the coding sequence ATGATCGATCTGCTGATCGCGGGTGCGGGCCCGGCTGGACTAGCGACCGCGCTGTACGCACACCGCGCCGGACTTGAGGTTCTCGTTCTGGAAACTCGGCAGCCCCCGATCGACAAAGCCTGTGGCGAAGGGCTGATGCCCGCCGGAGTGCGCGCGCTGACGGATCTCAAAATATCGCTTCACGGTCGGCCGCTGCGAGGCATTCAATTCTCGAACCACTCCCGCACCGCCATAGCGCCTTTCAGCGATGGGACGGGGATGGGAGTTCGCCGCACCACACTGCAAACGGCCATGCTTCACGCCGTCCAAGACGCTGGCATCGAAGTGCGAAGGGCATCGGCACTGCCGTTAACCCAGAATTCGAGCAGTGTCAGTGCCGGCGGTATCAGCGCGCGATATCTCGCCGCCGCCGACGGCCTGCACTCCCCCATCCGCGACCGGCTCGGGATGACGCTCAAGCCTGCGCCTCGGCGCAAACGGTGGGGGCTTCGCCAACACTACGAATGCGCGCCCTGGTCTGACATGGTGCAGGTGTACTGGGGCAAGAGGAGCGAAGCGTACGTCACCCCGGTTGCCGACAACCTGGTAGGGGTAGCCGTTCTCAGCTCCGATCGTCGGTCGTTTTCCGACCAGCTCGCTGATTTTCCGCAACTGTTGGAGCGCCTGCCCGCCCATGCCGCCACCACCACCAGAGGCGCCGGCCCCCTGCTGCAACGAGCCAGCGGACAGACGGCGGGCCGAATACTTTTGGTGGGCGATGCCGCCGGCTACATCGACGCGCTGACCGGCGACGGGATCTCCACCGCCGTCAAATGCGCAGAGAAGCTGGTTGACTGCCTCGTTCTTGGCTCACCCGAGCTCTACGAGGCCGCCTACGCGAAATCCACGAGGGACTACCGCCGCATTACCCATACGCTTCTTGCCGTCGCCCGCAATCCTGTCCTTCGGCCCGCCATTGTGCCGGCCGCTGGCGTGGCTCCCGCAGTGTTTCGTCATGTGGTGAATCGACTTGCTCGCTGA
- the pheS gene encoding phenylalanine--tRNA ligase subunit alpha encodes MTSNDGSQDIQLQLNEASEQAVAAFAAAPDLSLLTAEKVAHLGDRSPVLLARRNLGTLPGSERAAAGKAINAALVYITAQHAERLVVLTAEREASMLVAEKVDVTLPFDRQPRGSRHPISLMMQQTADTFIAMGWEVAQGPELEAEFFNFDALNFPPNHPSRATADTFYLADSLSQVGASPDSESGLVLRTHTSPVQVRAMLERTPPIYVVCPGRVYRTDELDATHTPVFHQIEGLAIDRHLTMAHLKGTLDHYAKAMFGPDSRTRLRPHFFPFTEPSAELDVWFPEKKGGAGWVEWGGCGMVDPNVLISCGLDPAEYSGFAFGMGVERTLQFRNSIPDMRDMIEGDVRFSAAFTTEV; translated from the coding sequence ATGACGAGCAATGATGGGTCCCAAGATATTCAGCTGCAGCTGAATGAGGCATCGGAACAGGCGGTGGCGGCGTTTGCGGCTGCGCCTGACCTGTCTTTGCTGACGGCGGAAAAAGTGGCGCATCTGGGCGATCGCTCACCGGTGTTGTTGGCTAGGCGGAACCTGGGAACGCTACCCGGTTCCGAGAGAGCAGCCGCGGGCAAGGCAATTAACGCTGCGCTGGTATACATCACGGCCCAGCACGCGGAGCGTTTGGTGGTGCTCACCGCTGAGCGCGAGGCCAGCATGCTCGTGGCAGAGAAAGTTGACGTCACCCTGCCGTTCGATCGCCAGCCTCGAGGGTCACGGCACCCTATTTCGTTGATGATGCAGCAGACCGCTGACACCTTCATCGCCATGGGATGGGAGGTGGCGCAGGGCCCCGAACTCGAGGCCGAGTTCTTTAACTTCGACGCGCTGAACTTCCCACCGAATCACCCGTCGCGCGCGACCGCTGACACTTTCTATCTCGCTGACTCACTCTCGCAGGTAGGCGCCAGCCCGGACTCGGAATCCGGCTTGGTGCTGCGCACCCACACGTCCCCGGTTCAGGTCCGGGCGATGTTGGAGCGAACTCCGCCCATTTACGTGGTGTGCCCAGGTCGGGTGTATCGCACGGACGAGCTCGATGCGACCCACACCCCGGTGTTCCACCAGATCGAGGGCTTGGCGATTGATCGTCATTTGACGATGGCACATCTCAAGGGAACCCTGGACCACTACGCCAAGGCGATGTTCGGACCCGATTCCCGGACCCGTCTGCGGCCGCACTTCTTCCCATTTACCGAGCCCAGTGCAGAACTGGACGTCTGGTTCCCCGAGAAGAAGGGCGGAGCTGGCTGGGTGGAGTGGGGTGGCTGCGGCATGGTGGACCCGAACGTGCTCATCTCGTGCGGGTTGGATCCAGCCGAGTACAGCGGCTTTGCGTTCGGAATGGGGGTGGAGCGCACGCTCCAGTTCCGCAATTCCATCCCCGACATGCGGGACATGATCGAGGGCGACGTGCGATTTAGCGCGGCCTTCACGACGGAGGTTTGA
- a CDS encoding TrmH family RNA methyltransferase: MHEGPDLEADDVVDGALGERSPRIAAAHRLLRRSRRTEAGEFLAEGAQAVGEAIAYARNNPGIVHELYMTSDAATKHVDLVRAAFAAGIEVTVVTTRAASFLSDTQAPQGLFIRSKAIDVSLAQAVSSGVKLVAVLVDANDPGNAGTVVRLADASGADAVIFAGDSVDFYNPKAVRASAGSIFHLPIVRAGDPLELMAELSAAGLSVLATTGGAEVDLDQARNDGLLDLPTAWIFGSEAHGLPESVIEAADEAVKVPIHGKAESLNLATAAALCLYASASTQRHQG, translated from the coding sequence CTGCATGAAGGACCTGATCTGGAGGCCGACGACGTCGTCGATGGCGCGCTCGGTGAACGTAGCCCGCGGATCGCGGCGGCTCACCGATTGCTCCGTCGATCGCGCAGGACCGAGGCCGGGGAGTTCTTGGCCGAGGGAGCGCAGGCAGTCGGCGAAGCCATTGCCTATGCAAGGAACAACCCGGGCATCGTGCACGAGCTCTACATGACCTCGGATGCTGCGACCAAGCACGTAGATCTGGTGCGGGCAGCGTTCGCGGCCGGCATTGAAGTCACGGTTGTCACCACGCGGGCTGCGTCTTTCCTTTCGGATACTCAGGCACCGCAGGGATTATTCATTCGGAGCAAAGCCATCGATGTTTCGCTGGCCCAGGCGGTCAGCAGCGGCGTCAAGCTCGTTGCTGTGCTCGTGGATGCCAACGATCCCGGCAATGCCGGAACCGTCGTGCGTCTCGCCGACGCCTCGGGGGCAGATGCGGTGATCTTCGCGGGCGATTCGGTGGACTTTTACAATCCCAAGGCCGTTCGCGCCTCCGCGGGTTCAATATTTCACCTGCCGATCGTCCGTGCGGGTGATCCATTGGAGCTCATGGCGGAACTGTCAGCTGCAGGACTAAGTGTTCTGGCCACTACTGGCGGTGCTGAAGTGGATCTGGATCAAGCACGCAATGACGGGCTTTTGGACCTGCCCACCGCATGGATCTTCGGATCGGAAGCCCATGGCCTGCCCGAGTCCGTGATTGAAGCAGCCGACGAGGCAGTCAAGGTCCCAATCCATGGCAAGGCAGAGTCGCTGAACCTGGCGACAGCTGCCGCCCTGTGTCTTTACGCCTCGGCGTCAACCCAAAGACACCAGGGCTGA
- a CDS encoding UbiA family prenyltransferase: MSRHPLLHSARLLALSSHPLPTCAVTVFAGGLGLLAGNSIARSLLIAVCVLAGQLSIGWSNDFLDRGRDAAVLRADKPVALGEVSSRLVLNSAIAAAVLALLLPLTLGIGAAGAAWVIVISGWGYNLGLKATVFSFLPYVTAFGALPAIATLALADHAFPVWWAWAAGSLLGVAAHFANVLPDLLADEATGVRGLPHRLGARGSAIVGPLLLVAATGVLLLGPSTSWSWWRLVILAAVGAGAVVGAVVGVRRPGRRPLFAAMIAVCALDLLLFAVSGGTLR, translated from the coding sequence ATGAGCCGGCATCCCCTGTTGCACAGTGCTCGGCTGCTGGCATTGAGTTCACATCCGCTTCCAACGTGCGCGGTGACGGTGTTTGCAGGTGGGTTGGGGCTCCTGGCCGGAAACAGCATCGCGCGTTCGTTGCTCATCGCAGTGTGCGTCTTGGCTGGGCAACTCTCGATCGGCTGGTCGAACGATTTCCTGGATCGCGGTCGAGACGCCGCGGTGCTCCGTGCGGACAAACCCGTGGCTCTGGGCGAGGTTTCCTCTCGGCTGGTTCTCAACTCGGCTATCGCGGCGGCAGTACTGGCGCTGTTATTACCCTTGACCCTGGGGATCGGTGCAGCGGGTGCTGCGTGGGTGATCGTCATTTCGGGGTGGGGTTACAACCTTGGTCTCAAAGCGACGGTGTTTTCATTCCTCCCCTATGTGACCGCTTTCGGCGCACTTCCAGCGATTGCCACGCTCGCCTTGGCCGATCACGCGTTCCCCGTGTGGTGGGCGTGGGCAGCGGGATCGCTGTTGGGAGTGGCGGCCCACTTCGCCAATGTGCTCCCAGATTTACTTGCCGACGAGGCCACGGGGGTTCGCGGATTACCGCATCGACTCGGTGCGCGCGGCAGCGCAATCGTTGGCCCGCTGCTGTTAGTGGCGGCGACGGGCGTTTTGCTGCTGGGACCGTCGACGTCGTGGTCGTGGTGGCGGCTAGTAATTTTGGCTGCGGTCGGAGCGGGCGCTGTCGTCGGTGCGGTCGTGGGCGTGCGGCGGCCCGGGCGCCGTCCCCTTTTTGCGGCAATGATCGCCGTGTGCGCCTTGGACCTGTTGCTCTTTGCGGTCTCCGGGGGAACTCTGCGCTGA
- a CDS encoding isoprenylcysteine carboxyl methyltransferase family protein has translation MVKPYLALVAATGVERLIELRVSKRNIAWSLARGGRETGSGHYPVMVALHSGLLAGCAIEALAKRRKFRPRIGWPMLSVAVLAQGLRWWCITTLGRSWSTKIVVVPGTPLVRSGPYRYFSHPNYVAVIAEGVALPLVFDARITATAFTLLNAGLLTVRIKAENRALAGT, from the coding sequence ATGGTGAAACCGTACTTGGCGCTCGTCGCTGCAACCGGCGTCGAGCGGCTCATCGAGCTCCGTGTCTCGAAACGAAACATCGCGTGGAGCTTGGCTCGGGGCGGGCGCGAAACCGGCTCGGGTCACTACCCTGTGATGGTCGCGTTGCACTCCGGCTTGCTCGCGGGATGCGCCATCGAGGCGCTGGCGAAGAGAAGGAAGTTTCGCCCGCGAATAGGCTGGCCAATGTTGTCCGTTGCGGTGCTTGCGCAAGGGCTGAGATGGTGGTGCATCACCACGTTGGGCCGCTCGTGGAGCACCAAAATCGTGGTGGTACCAGGCACGCCGCTAGTCCGCAGCGGCCCCTACCGATATTTCTCCCACCCCAACTACGTCGCGGTCATTGCCGAAGGCGTTGCTCTGCCGCTGGTGTTTGATGCACGTATCACCGCAACAGCTTTCACCCTGCTCAACGCCGGTTTGCTCACTGTCCGCATCAAGGCCGAGAACCGTGCATTGGCCGGAACATGA
- a CDS encoding type III polyketide synthase has translation MTSLAAVFPVLPQHRYSQQELTQAFAEVCMRPGDNVEVLKRLHTNTKVNSRNLALPLHRYRELDSFSEANDAYIAVAVDLGSQAVVGALARAGIGAHEVDLIIFTTITGVAAPSIDALVASQVGLRPDVKRLPLFGLGCVAGAAGIARLHDFLLGHPTGVAVLLSVELCSLTIQRDDRSMANLVASGLFGDGAAAVVAVGADRAAQTGVTGPCVIDSRSHLYPGSARTMGWDVGTSGLKIVLDAQVPELVHRYLGQDVRLFLKEHDLEVDGIGCWVSHPGGPKVIEAIETELDLPPAALQLTWESLSRVGNLSSASVLHVLDDTWRLRRPKAGTSSVLMAMGPGFCSELVLLQW, from the coding sequence ATGACGTCATTGGCCGCGGTCTTCCCGGTGCTTCCGCAGCATCGCTACTCGCAACAAGAACTCACGCAGGCTTTCGCGGAGGTTTGTATGCGCCCCGGCGACAACGTTGAAGTGCTAAAAAGGCTGCACACCAATACCAAAGTCAACTCCCGCAACCTAGCGCTGCCCCTGCACCGATATCGCGAGCTCGATAGCTTCTCCGAGGCTAATGACGCCTACATCGCGGTTGCGGTGGACTTGGGCAGCCAGGCTGTCGTCGGAGCCCTGGCACGTGCCGGGATCGGCGCCCACGAGGTAGACCTCATCATCTTCACCACTATCACCGGGGTAGCTGCGCCTTCCATCGATGCGCTCGTCGCCTCGCAGGTCGGACTGCGACCCGACGTGAAGCGGTTGCCACTCTTCGGCCTCGGCTGTGTCGCCGGCGCCGCGGGTATCGCCCGTCTGCACGACTTTTTGCTGGGGCATCCGACCGGGGTGGCAGTGTTGTTATCGGTGGAATTGTGCTCGCTCACCATCCAGCGCGACGATCGATCCATGGCAAACCTGGTGGCCAGCGGACTTTTCGGGGATGGCGCGGCTGCAGTGGTTGCCGTAGGCGCCGACCGGGCAGCTCAGACAGGAGTGACTGGTCCTTGCGTCATCGACTCGCGTAGCCATCTTTACCCTGGCAGTGCACGAACAATGGGGTGGGACGTGGGCACCAGCGGGCTCAAGATCGTTTTGGACGCCCAAGTGCCGGAACTTGTCCACCGCTACCTTGGGCAAGATGTGCGCTTGTTCCTGAAGGAACACGATCTGGAAGTTGACGGAATCGGTTGTTGGGTCTCCCATCCCGGTGGACCGAAGGTGATCGAAGCAATAGAAACCGAGCTCGACTTGCCGCCGGCGGCGTTGCAACTCACCTGGGAGTCCCTGAGCCGGGTCGGCAATTTATCCTCCGCCTCCGTCCTTCACGTGTTGGACGACACGTGGCGGCTAAGACGTCCGAAAGCCGGAACTTCCAGCGTGCTCATGGCGATGGGCCCCGGTTTCTGCTCAGAACTGGTGCTACTGCAATGGTGA
- the argC gene encoding N-acetyl-gamma-glutamyl-phosphate reductase: protein MTLRVAVAGASGYAGGELLRLLLGHPDVEIGALTANSNAGSTLGEHHPHLVPLAERVLSETSAAVLVDHDAVFLALPHGHSAEIAAQLPSSIVVIDCGADHRLVNPAAWERFYGGAHPGTWPYGMPELPGARDNLRGARRIAVPGCYPTAASLALAPALAAALVEPAVTVVAVSGTSGAGKSLKTNLLASEVLGSASAYGVGGTHRHTPEMVQNLSAAAGKPVTVSFTPVLVPMSRGILATVTAPAMPGVSASLVRQIYDNAYAAEPFIHLLPAGQWPVTKATLGSNALHLQVALDPDAGVLIAVAALDNLTKGTAGAAVQSFNLALGLSETAGLTTVGIAP, encoded by the coding sequence ATGACGTTGCGTGTCGCGGTTGCTGGAGCCAGCGGATATGCGGGCGGGGAGTTACTCCGCCTTTTGCTGGGTCATCCCGATGTCGAAATTGGAGCGTTGACCGCGAACTCCAACGCTGGCAGCACCCTGGGTGAACACCATCCGCATCTGGTACCTCTCGCCGAGAGAGTGCTGAGCGAAACCTCTGCCGCTGTGCTCGTTGACCATGACGCAGTTTTCTTAGCGCTACCGCACGGGCATTCCGCGGAGATCGCCGCGCAGCTCCCGTCATCGATCGTTGTTATCGACTGCGGCGCCGATCATCGTCTAGTCAACCCAGCCGCGTGGGAGCGCTTCTACGGAGGGGCGCACCCAGGAACGTGGCCGTACGGAATGCCAGAGCTACCGGGAGCGCGGGACAACCTGCGCGGCGCTAGGAGGATCGCGGTGCCGGGCTGTTACCCGACCGCCGCATCATTGGCTCTGGCGCCTGCGTTGGCAGCCGCACTCGTCGAGCCCGCTGTAACCGTCGTGGCGGTTAGCGGGACATCGGGCGCTGGCAAATCTTTAAAGACGAACCTGCTTGCCAGCGAGGTGCTGGGCTCAGCATCGGCGTATGGCGTGGGCGGAACTCATCGCCACACACCGGAAATGGTCCAGAATCTTTCCGCAGCAGCCGGAAAGCCCGTCACGGTATCGTTTACGCCAGTACTCGTGCCGATGAGCCGCGGCATTCTTGCCACGGTGACAGCGCCCGCGATGCCGGGGGTCAGTGCCAGCTTGGTGCGGCAAATCTACGACAATGCCTACGCTGCAGAACCTTTTATCCATTTGCTGCCTGCGGGCCAGTGGCCTGTAACAAAAGCAACCCTGGGGTCGAATGCGCTGCACCTGCAAGTTGCCTTAGACCCTGACGCCGGTGTCCTTATTGCTGTGGCTGCACTAGACAATTTAACCAAAGGGACTGCGGGCGCGGCAGTTCAGTCCTTCAACCTAGCCCTGGGACTCAGCGAAACTGCCGGGCTGACGACAGTGGGGATTGCGCCATGA
- a CDS encoding DUF5998 family protein, giving the protein MNETFTLPRELTKRIDAAGYYPAFVADVLDIAVAGEQVTDFLVHGETTFDSESIRRHLSVLVLTPTRLVFVHADDHGDDLNPGDDMPVPAPAAHGVATSEAVPLDSVRTVMLTHVVADPAKYRSGGLGREMTLTIGWGGVARVDLEAASCPDPNCDADHGYTGTLTGDDLAIRISADAEGTGAVADALRFTRSLSAATARTAGR; this is encoded by the coding sequence ATGAACGAGACATTTACGTTGCCTCGAGAACTGACCAAGCGGATTGACGCGGCGGGGTACTACCCGGCCTTCGTGGCCGATGTCCTTGACATTGCGGTGGCCGGCGAGCAGGTTACGGACTTTCTCGTGCACGGCGAGACAACCTTCGATAGTGAGTCGATTCGTCGCCATCTGTCTGTCTTGGTGCTGACACCCACGCGCCTGGTATTTGTTCACGCAGACGACCACGGAGACGATCTCAATCCCGGCGACGACATGCCGGTGCCCGCGCCAGCGGCGCATGGCGTGGCAACCTCGGAGGCGGTGCCTCTGGACTCGGTGCGGACGGTGATGTTGACCCATGTTGTTGCCGATCCCGCGAAGTATCGCAGCGGTGGATTGGGCCGCGAGATGACGTTAACCATTGGCTGGGGTGGAGTTGCCCGTGTCGATTTGGAGGCGGCGTCGTGTCCGGATCCAAATTGCGACGCCGACCATGGCTACACCGGAACGCTCACGGGTGACGATCTAGCGATCCGGATCAGCGCCGATGCGGAAGGCACGGGCGCCGTTGCTGATGCTCTGCGCTTCACACGTTCGCTCTCAGCGGCGACTGCGCGCACCGCTGGTCGGTGA